In the Pelagicoccus albus genome, GTCCCGAAGGTTGAAAACTAGCTGAGAGTACGCAGGTTTAGCGGGACTAAATGTTACCGGCCTTGCAGTCCTCCTTCAAAAAATGTAGCTCTAAGGTTTCATGCATGGCCTTCAGTAATGAGGGATCCACGTCCGGTGGGACTTTCCCTTTTAGCAGCGAGTCGACAAGTTCCACGCGGGCCCTAGCGCGTTGCGCTGCCAGCTTAGCGCGCAACTTTGCTTTTTTGCTGTTCAGGTTTTCGATTTGCTTTTTGATGCGATCCTCGGCTTTCATTGGTAGTGGGCCTCGACTTTGGCTCGGACTCGCTCGAAGGATAAAGCTCGGTCCCGGTCAGTCATTTTAGAGTCGATCAGATTAAGGACCTCGGCCCCGATTTCCCTCGCGTAAGCTAGTTTATATCTATCGGCTTCATGTGATGGCATTTTGGTGTCCAATACGCGGTAGTAAGGGCGGATTAAGCCCAAATACAATCCGTCCATATGTCGCGGTTTAGTCCTGTAATTTGACAAGAAGAATTGCATCTTCCGCAGATTATGATGCCAAAAATATTTTCGCTTGTCGAACTGCATCATTGATCAGAACCCTCCCCGTTGTTCTTGTCCATTATCCTATCTAGCATCAGTACGATAGGGTGATCAGGGTATTCTTCGCGCAGCTTCAGAATTTCTCCGCCGTAAAGCTTTCGATCTCTCAACCGTTTCCGGCTTTCTCTTTGAGCCAGCCTGTTCTCAAGCTGCAGTATCTTTTTAGAGGTTCGCGCTATTACCGATTCAATTTCTTCGATTTCTTTATCTATCTTCATCGCTTGCTGTATGGGCGTTTTGGGGGGCGGAATCGGGAGATTTTCTGTTTTTTTACAGAATTCTGAGAGTTATGAGGATAGCTGAATGGGGATATTAGGACAAGCAAGTGAGGCGAGCTAACGACCTAGGTCACGCTCGTTGTTTTGTCTCTCACTTACCTTGTGGGTCCTATTTTCAGGCATCTGCTTCCTCCGGCTGAGCTTTTTCTCGGTCTTTGGAGAGGACTCTTCAAAGATGTCTACCCTTGGAGAGTAAGGAACAGTAGAATCGGCCAGCAGCCTACTTGCTGCTTTCAATGCGCTTTCATCGTTCTTTTTTTTGATCTGTTTATTACCCTCGGAATCGGGACTTGAAAGGTTGGTCGAGGGTAGGCTCGGAGTACTCGCTATATCATTTTTGGGATTGCGAGGGTCTTGTTTGTATCTTGCGGGACAAGGGTTCGTTAAAGGCTCTTGTTTAGCCTCTTGAGCCGAAGGTAGGATGGACGCCATAACAAGTTTGCTTGCGGCGTCCTGAACCGCTTGTTTGTCCCTTTCCGCATCAAGGGTCCTCTTTTCTCGTTTGCGCCTTTTTTCCTCTTCAGGGTCATCTTCGGGAGCATCGAGGGTCGGGGAAATCGGAGGGCTCAGGTTCGCACTCTTCAGGCTCTCCTCGGGCTGGGAAGCCTTGGCGTCAGGGGCTTTCGTTTCAACGTGAGTCTTCCAGGTTTGGTTTTGCTTGGACGGAGCCGAGTCGAAGGCCCCGGTATCACATTGCCCAAGCGGAGGCGTCGGTTCTGCCTCTTTTCCGATGCTCGCGTCGAGCGCTGTAATCTGTCTTTTCTTCAGTTTTTTCAATTGTTCGGAAAGGTTGTCTCGCTCGCGTTTCAGCGCCTTAATAGCCGGTATCAGCTCTTCGAGGACGAGGCGGTTTCGCCGACGAATCAATTCGTTTTCTCCCTTCGCGAGCTTTACGTATTCGTCTGACCCAGAGCCTACATGCTTTTCGCCGAGGGCGGGTAACCCTCGCGCCTCGTAACTTCGGTGGTCTATCCGCGTTTCGATACCCCGCGCTGCGAAAGCCCGATTTACAATCATCTCCCATGCCTGGCGTAAGCTGCGTATGTGCATGCCCGACTTACACGGATTGCCTAAATCCTCCAGGCGCTTTTGCTTGAGGAAACCGATTTGTTTACTCCCTTCCAGGCCGTAGGAAAACTCCCGGCTCGGAATAAATATATGTGCGTGTGGATTACCCTTCGCCAGGTGGATTGCGGCGACAACGACGGTGTTAAATTTGCCTGCGATGTACAGAGCCAGTCCCCAGACGCACGCGAGCATTTCCTCGGGGTAGACAGCCAATTCGTACGGTATCGCTACGACCATATCCCGTCCAAGGTTCGCTTTGCAATGTGTGTGCGATGCCTCGCAGTTGTCGCTATAATCTTGCAGGGTCATTTTCGGTTCCTCGGCACCGATGAGCTCCACACGGTATAGGTCTTTGCGGTTGCTGAAATTGTGCACATGACCAGTGCGGTCGTTGGTGAGTTTTTTACGTGCGATGTAGGCTACTTTTGCGGCCACTG is a window encoding:
- a CDS encoding MobA/MobL family protein — encoded protein: MFYSRCKQVSRSQGHSVAAKVAYIARKKLTNDRTGHVHNFSNRKDLYRVELIGAEEPKMTLQDYSDNCEASHTHCKANLGRDMVVAIPYELAVYPEEMLACVWGLALYIAGKFNTVVVAAIHLAKGNPHAHIFIPSREFSYGLEGSKQIGFLKQKRLEDLGNPCKSGMHIRSLRQAWEMIVNRAFAARGIETRIDHRSYEARGLPALGEKHVGSGSDEYVKLAKGENELIRRRNRLVLEELIPAIKALKRERDNLSEQLKKLKKRQITALDASIGKEAEPTPPLGQCDTGAFDSAPSKQNQTWKTHVETKAPDAKASQPEESLKSANLSPPISPTLDAPEDDPEEEKRRKREKRTLDAERDKQAVQDAASKLVMASILPSAQEAKQEPLTNPCPARYKQDPRNPKNDIASTPSLPSTNLSSPDSEGNKQIKKKNDESALKAASRLLADSTVPYSPRVDIFEESSPKTEKKLSRRKQMPENRTHKVSERQNNERDLGR